The Mixophyes fleayi isolate aMixFle1 unplaced genomic scaffold, aMixFle1.hap1 Scaffold_42, whole genome shotgun sequence nucleotide sequence agacacacaaacacacacacagacacacacacggacacacacacacagacacacacactcacacggggacacacacacagacacacacatatacagacacacatatacagacacacacatagacacacacatacatacagacacacacagacacacacacacagacacacaaacacacacacacggacacacacacacggagacacacacacacggacacacacacacacacagacacacaattctATAAATTTGAATCTTTTTTCAAAGATCTAAATCTGATAAACTTTAAATAACGCTCAATGACAGAAAAGAGAATTGCCTAATTATTACCATTCAACAACTAAACATACCCTTGTTTTCAAGCACTGTGTGATACAATTTTAAAACTATGACGATCATATTGTAGATGATCTTTTTGATTAAGATTTTTCAATTCGATATGTTTATGAGCCACACGTAGATAATACGATCACATCGTGGGAACAAATAGTTGCTTATGAAACATCTTAAACTGTTCTGAAGTTCAGAAAATGGTCTATTATAATTCACATAATTCAGCTCCAACACACAAGTCGGGATAGAGTTACCTGACACGGCATATTCATACTGTGAGTACAAATATAACAGGAAAGACAATCTAAGAAAATATTCCATTAACTCAATGACCTTGTTAAAACTTTCCTTACTGAGCTGGTTTGTTTTCTGTAAATGTTAAGTAAAACATTTGGACAGAAGCCACACTGTGTAGAGGATACTAACGGGCTTCATACTTTCATTTCGTTACTTTGCAAAGGTCAATTGAACTATTATGTACAGTCGACAatggaacaacaacaacaacaacagcgcCTCCAGTGGCCGAATCACCATGAAACAAAATGTTCGATAACTTGGCAAGAAAAATGAGCTCCAATCATCCTTgttaaccaatcagatatcagctgtTAGCTGCCTACTGTGGTCAGACTAATGAAACCGCacatctaattggttgctgtgggttacagctTACCATTGTTCTCtgcactattttattaaataagcctaaAAACATTTCAAACCAAACATTTCTCATGATAGTCCCTCTGATTTACCCAGCTAAAATGATGTGAAACATAGCAGTTACTTACCCAAATAAGTGCAAACCTCCATGTCTACCAATCAGCAATTCATTTTGATTGGTCTGGTGCAAGGTAGACCAATAAAagcatttctgattggttgctgtggcatCCTATTAAAATAAGATACCTTATTGCTTTCAACATAAGTGATTTCTTAGTATTATATCTTCTAATATCTGGAACATCGTAACATTCCAGGAGAATATATACTGATCCAACAAAGACCATAATGTCTATTTTCATCCAATACTTTTTTGTACAATGGAAAAACCCAGTGAATGCTATCCTACACTACATTACACATAcatgttacacatatatatatatatatatatatatatacatatatatggtgCAGACACCAGAATTTGCATGTTAGCATTACCTTTCAGCACCAAAGGTTCTTTTCCTTCCCTTCTCAGTGACTCCAAAACCGTATGGAGCGGCTGGGAGGGTATCACCCGGCTTGGTTCATTGGTATTATCATCGTAAACGATAATCTCTTTGGAAAAGATTCTCTTGAACGAGTCTTTGCCTTCCCTGCACGATATTAAATCCAGCACTGTTATTTTCCCTTGCTGAAGCCTTCTCCTGCtgatcttatcagagcaattaatATGCACGGCCCCTTGAATATGGCTTTTGTTGTACTCCATGAAGGGCCTGCAGTCAATGATTACAGGCCCTTGGTTGGGGAGGTGGGTTTTGCTGCATTTTGCTATCTTCTTGGCCAGATCATTGGGATAAATGATCTTTATGTTGGCAAACTGTTTGGTAGTACTAGACACTGGGCTGCCAACCCCACCAGACGGACTTAACGTACCACTGTTCTCATTGTTGTTGACCATTTGGTTGGAAGGGCAAGAGGCTGAGGAGGGTCCGGCAACACTGCTGGTAATGGTAGTGCTGCTGATGGCCTGGATCTGACTGTCCTTTTCGTAAGCGGCCACACTGCAACAACTGCCGCTACTACATCCACAACCCAGAGAGCGAGTAGAGCTATTGGAAGAGGGCATATACCCCAGATTTGTAGCGGCGAGGGACACTGCACTTGTGCTGAGCAGAGACTTACAGCTGCCACTCCCTGAGGCGGAAACGAGGGAGGAAGAGTCCAAGCCGAGCTTCAGGTCTTGCGGTCTCACGGGTCTGGATAGTGCCACAATAACCCTGTCGTCTAGAGGAGACGGAGGCATGGGGAATCTCACGGCACGGCCAATTCCAGTTCAATAGCTGGTCATGAGCTGCAAAGCAGAAGGGACACATCATCCCTACTGCTAATATATAGGACAGGTGTGTCACATAGCTTCAATTAAACTGAAGAACTATTTAAAGACTTCTTGTGAGACAGTCAGTTCCATGTGCTGTTCGCTTGTTGCAGTTGTCAGCAATtgttcctctgaagaaattatCTATCAGTCAAAAAATGCATCAGGACACTAAACTATTCTGACTGCATTCACCTGAGGGATGGATATCATTCCTTGTGCTTAATCTATATCGCCAATGATACATCTACCTCTCAAAAGTCGTTAAGATCTTTATTTGCCACTAATCACCTTTTTCTTGTCAGGAGTGGATATTGAGAGGTTTTTTTGATTGTGTCCTTTATCACTTTTATTGCTTGTTTGAAGTTTTTCATCTTCATTTTTCAGCCGTGCAGTTATTATAGAGGGGAGTTGTCAGCATTCGCTGCAGCATTCAGTTGGACCCTTCCTGGTTGGATAGCTAACCAAGACTATCTTGTGGACTGTGGGCTGTGAATAGGTAGTACTGTACAATTGTTTCTGGCTTATGGTACAGCTTATTTACATTCCGGCTATTCCAGATCTATGCAGATTTAAACAAGTGTGGTTACTTTTTATCAGCTGATTAACACCATTATATGCGCCTTTTTGTCAGCGTGTTTTGACAACACTTAatgtatatgttgtttttttatcctTTAGCACTCTAGGTATGTGTGTCcttgtggtagggaatatatatatatatatatatatatatacagatatgacaaacaGTGCGCACAGCTTCAAAACTAATATCAGTTCATACAG carries:
- the LOC142134203 gene encoding dual specificity protein phosphatase 10-like; this encodes MPPSPLDDRVIVALSRPVRPQDLKLGLDSSSLVSASGSGSCKSLLSTSAVSLAATNLGYMPSSNSSTRSLGCGCSSGSCCSVAAYEKDSQIQAISSTTITSSVAGPSSASCPSNQMVNNNENSGTLSPSGGVGSPVSSTTKQFANIKIIYPNDLAKKIAKCSKTHLPNQGPVIIDCRPFMEYNKSHIQGAVHINCSDKISRRRLQQGKITVLDLISCREGKDSFKRIFSKEIIVYDDNTNEPSRVIPSQPLHTVLESLRREGKEPLVLKAWIQEVVFTSQKSQFVV